One window of Gilliamella sp. B3022 genomic DNA carries:
- the recB gene encoding exodeoxyribonuclease V subunit beta, giving the protein MVSASSVKKLNLFDLPLTGRSLIEASAGTGKTYSLAFIYLRLLLGIGQNSYPKPLDVNQILVVTFTKAATQELRSRIRQNIQELRLGLLQGYHQDPIYQKLIEIIDDRKFAVQKLTDAQQSMDDAAIYTIHSFCQRILTSHAFESGVLFEQTLMADEYQLQLRVAQDFWRHYFTPLDKSLAYLVIGTWQDPATLLKDIKPYLTLELKNNNEADPDISDMINTFYQNNFNQIEEVKRSWLAAVNELTEIITQSGISKQSYSSRNLPNWINKVTTWANQPTQTFELPNELERFCQSVLIEKTKDGKKAPYHCIFAKIELLYQQPLNLRSQILMDIVGVIQKGIYKEKLKQGAISFDDLIWQLNRALYVKNGKRLAQSIASQYCVALIDEFQDTDPLQYQIFNRIYDSQHSDCGLLFIGDPKQAIYSFRGADIFTYLEAKRSTGENHYTMDVNQRSSASMVNAVNQLFANHDKPFVFDEIPFLPMQAAERNRKRSLLINKKEVSALTAYLLPESVSTNADYQQYMASCCAQQIVSLLSNSSVLSDNHEQRPVMTSDIAILVRTGREAEIIQQKLAVSGVKSVYLSNHNSVFSSSEAKDVLCLLQAVLMPENESTLRLALMTSLFGQTMTELEQITEDQDKWESLVEEFKQYQVIWLYYGVLVMLRRMMKRRHLAENILARQDGERTLTNLMHLGELLQEAADELDSPHALVRWLTKQIVNPDLNIENHEQRLESDDNLVKIITIHKSKGLEFPIVWLPFISMYRSSNNQFYHDKDNDYKLSYAWLLTDEIKQQIEDERLAEDLRLLYVAMTRSVYHCSIGLASLKKNQTAINHLLKNDLRAISSLANLIDVQLPIDGQRYVPPMLSAPTLSANVFKRKLSNCWRVTSYTELQRHDEGVLTYHLDIINDWDESQPESDSKEAIISNYNIHHFPKGAYVGTLMHSIMEQISPDNIDELCAQMVKKLNLNSNWNNTIANWMRQVLATDLGLPGLNLSKILMGRCINELQFYLPIRQSVTCQQLDSLCKKYDDLSQSRSELSFDTVQGMLKGFIDLIFEFKGKYYLVDYKSNWLGDNIDYYGQRALKKVMEEHRYDLQYQLYSLALHRFLRSRLSNYQFQTHFGGVYYLFLRGMPDNGIFYHQPKQEFIEKLDQLFEGEEILTF; this is encoded by the coding sequence ATGGTTTCAGCAAGTTCAGTAAAAAAACTTAATCTTTTTGATCTACCTTTAACCGGTCGAAGCTTAATTGAAGCATCGGCCGGAACAGGTAAAACTTATTCACTCGCTTTTATTTATCTAAGGTTATTACTTGGTATTGGTCAAAATAGTTATCCAAAGCCACTTGACGTTAATCAAATCCTAGTTGTAACTTTTACTAAGGCGGCAACGCAAGAATTACGTTCACGTATTCGACAAAATATTCAAGAATTAAGGCTTGGTTTACTTCAGGGATATCATCAAGATCCTATTTATCAAAAACTGATTGAAATAATCGATGATCGCAAGTTTGCGGTGCAAAAACTTACTGATGCTCAACAATCAATGGACGATGCCGCTATTTATACTATTCATAGTTTTTGTCAACGTATATTAACCAGTCATGCTTTTGAATCAGGAGTGTTATTTGAACAAACACTCATGGCTGATGAATATCAACTGCAATTACGTGTAGCACAAGACTTTTGGCGTCATTACTTTACGCCACTTGATAAATCTCTTGCTTACTTAGTCATCGGCACTTGGCAAGATCCTGCCACATTATTAAAAGACATTAAGCCGTATTTAACTTTAGAATTAAAAAACAATAATGAGGCTGATCCTGATATCAGCGATATGATTAACACATTTTACCAGAATAACTTTAACCAGATTGAAGAAGTAAAACGATCATGGTTAGCTGCGGTTAACGAATTAACCGAGATTATTACCCAATCAGGCATTAGTAAACAATCTTATAGTAGCCGTAACTTACCTAATTGGATAAACAAAGTCACCACATGGGCCAATCAACCAACCCAGACGTTTGAATTACCCAATGAACTTGAAAGATTTTGCCAATCCGTATTAATCGAAAAAACTAAAGATGGCAAGAAGGCTCCTTATCACTGTATTTTTGCAAAAATTGAGTTACTTTATCAACAACCACTTAATTTACGCAGCCAAATTTTAATGGATATTGTCGGTGTTATCCAAAAAGGCATCTATAAAGAAAAACTCAAACAGGGTGCTATAAGTTTTGATGACCTGATTTGGCAACTTAATCGTGCTTTGTATGTAAAAAATGGTAAACGACTAGCGCAAAGTATTGCTTCACAATATTGTGTAGCCTTAATTGATGAATTCCAAGATACCGACCCATTACAGTATCAAATATTCAATCGTATTTACGATAGCCAGCATTCTGATTGCGGTCTGTTATTTATTGGTGATCCAAAGCAAGCTATATATAGTTTTCGTGGTGCTGATATTTTCACTTATTTAGAAGCTAAGCGATCGACAGGTGAAAATCATTATACGATGGATGTAAACCAACGTTCTTCAGCTTCAATGGTGAATGCAGTTAATCAACTATTTGCCAATCACGATAAACCGTTTGTATTTGATGAAATTCCTTTTTTACCAATGCAAGCAGCAGAAAGAAATCGGAAAAGATCATTATTAATCAATAAAAAAGAAGTGTCAGCATTAACTGCTTATCTATTGCCTGAAAGTGTTTCAACAAATGCGGATTATCAACAATACATGGCAAGCTGCTGTGCTCAACAAATAGTAAGTTTATTATCAAATTCTTCAGTATTAAGTGATAATCATGAACAACGTCCGGTGATGACCTCTGATATTGCTATTTTAGTGCGGACCGGACGTGAAGCTGAAATTATTCAACAGAAATTAGCCGTTTCTGGTGTTAAAAGTGTCTACCTATCAAATCATAATAGTGTTTTTTCATCAAGTGAGGCAAAAGATGTACTTTGTTTGTTGCAAGCAGTATTAATGCCAGAGAATGAATCAACACTACGGTTAGCCTTAATGACATCATTATTTGGTCAAACAATGACTGAACTTGAGCAAATTACAGAGGATCAGGATAAATGGGAAAGTTTGGTTGAAGAGTTTAAACAATACCAAGTGATTTGGTTATACTATGGTGTATTAGTGATGTTACGCCGTATGATGAAAAGACGTCATTTAGCTGAAAATATTTTGGCACGTCAAGATGGGGAGCGTACTTTAACTAATCTAATGCACTTAGGCGAATTGCTTCAAGAAGCTGCAGATGAATTAGACAGCCCACATGCTTTAGTACGTTGGTTGACCAAACAAATAGTGAATCCTGACCTTAATATAGAAAATCACGAACAGCGTCTCGAAAGTGATGATAACCTAGTTAAAATCATAACGATACATAAATCAAAAGGTTTGGAATTTCCAATTGTTTGGTTACCATTTATTTCAATGTATCGATCATCTAACAATCAATTTTATCATGATAAAGATAATGATTATAAACTAAGTTATGCATGGTTATTAACGGATGAAATTAAGCAACAAATTGAAGATGAACGCCTTGCCGAGGATTTACGTTTATTATATGTTGCCATGACGCGATCAGTTTATCATTGCAGCATCGGTCTTGCTTCTTTGAAAAAAAACCAGACAGCCATTAATCATCTTTTGAAAAATGACTTAAGAGCTATTAGTAGTTTGGCAAACTTAATTGATGTTCAATTGCCAATTGACGGGCAACGTTATGTGCCACCTATGTTATCCGCTCCAACATTATCCGCTAACGTTTTTAAGCGTAAGCTTTCAAACTGTTGGCGAGTGACCAGTTATACTGAATTGCAACGCCATGATGAAGGTGTCTTAACTTATCATCTTGATATCATCAATGATTGGGATGAGTCGCAACCAGAATCGGATAGTAAAGAGGCAATAATATCAAATTACAACATTCACCATTTCCCTAAAGGGGCATATGTAGGTACATTAATGCACAGCATTATGGAACAGATCTCACCCGATAATATTGATGAATTATGTGCACAAATGGTGAAAAAGCTTAATCTTAATTCTAATTGGAATAACACGATTGCCAATTGGATGAGGCAAGTATTGGCGACTGACCTTGGTCTACCTGGGTTAAACTTATCAAAAATATTGATGGGTAGATGCATAAACGAGTTACAATTTTATTTACCTATACGTCAATCTGTAACTTGCCAACAATTGGATTCTTTGTGTAAAAAATATGATGATTTGTCTCAATCGCGTTCTGAATTATCCTTTGATACGGTTCAAGGTATGTTGAAAGGATTTATTGATTTAATCTTTGAATTTAAAGGAAAATATTATTTGGTCGATTATAAGTCAAATTGGTTAGGTGATAATATTGATTATTATGGGCAACGTGCACTGAAAAAAGTGATGGAAGAACATCGTTATGATCTACAATATCAACTTTATAGTTTAGCATTGCATCGATTTTTGCGAAGTAGACTATCCAATTATCAATTTCAAACTCATTTTGGTGGGGTATATTATCTCTTTTTACGGGGTATGCCTGATAATGGCATTTTTTATCATCAACCTAAGCAAGAGTTTATTGAAAAACTCGATCAATTATTTGAAGGTGAAGAAATATTAACCTTTTAA
- the sixA gene encoding phosphohistidine phosphatase SixA, with translation MRHGEAGFSASSDSSRTLTDYGIEQSKKVGIWLKEQNFNFDLALVSPYLRAQQTLSGLSTYVHVTKVETEKCLVPSGSSSHIVDLIRVLLSNGLTNVIIVSHLPLVGYVVNELCPQVPPPMFPTAAIACIELTLDAVGKLEWFQQVQ, from the coding sequence ATGAGACACGGTGAAGCAGGATTTTCTGCTTCATCTGATTCAAGTCGCACTCTGACTGATTATGGTATTGAACAGTCTAAAAAAGTTGGTATATGGCTTAAAGAACAAAATTTTAACTTCGATTTAGCCTTAGTGAGTCCTTATTTACGTGCTCAGCAAACATTGTCCGGATTATCAACTTATGTCCACGTGACAAAGGTCGAAACTGAAAAATGCTTAGTACCCAGTGGTAGCTCATCACATATCGTTGATTTAATTAGAGTATTGTTATCTAATGGTTTAACAAATGTTATTATTGTATCGCATCTGCCATTAGTGGGATATGTTGTTAATGAACTTTGTCCGCAGGTCCCACCTCCTATGTTTCCAACTGCTGCTATTGCTTGTATTGAGCTAACATTAGATGCTGTAGGAAAGCTTGAATGGTTTCAGCAAGTTCAGTAA
- a CDS encoding YfcZ/YiiS family protein, with protein sequence MTDSLNKCKANETPACCCVDVGTIIDNDNCSAEYEHVFATESEAQAKLASLTQAAKTVETEPCEINSNIEKVDDGFKLSATFTFCCGAECMIFQLKLR encoded by the coding sequence ATGACAGATTCTTTAAACAAATGTAAAGCGAACGAAACTCCAGCGTGTTGTTGTGTAGATGTTGGTACAATTATTGATAATGACAATTGCAGCGCTGAGTACGAACATGTCTTTGCAACAGAATCAGAAGCACAAGCTAAATTGGCATCATTGACCCAAGCTGCAAAAACTGTTGAAACAGAACCTTGTGAAATTAACAGTAATATTGAGAAAGTTGATGATGGTTTTAAATTATCAGCAACATTTACTTTTTGCTGTGGTGCAGAATGCATGATCTTCCAATTAAAATTACGTTAA
- a CDS encoding MFS transporter: MAILVAATFFMENLDATVITTAIPAMAKSFLTNPQDLSIGISAYMLALTIGLPASGWIANRFTAYRIFSISIVLFMLASILCALSTNLTMFTIARLIQGLGGSLMVPVGRTVVLSRTEKQHLVSTISILVWPGLIAPLIGPIIGGFFAQYLTWHWIFFLNIPLGFIALFFAHRLLPKDRPEKRSFDSVGFIACGLGLLLFVYGLEMISHSNSRLWLALGSSSAGSLVLIFAYYHLTHTQYPLISLYAFSKRTFKMTFLGGSLTRISLNTAPFILPLMFQVGFGWSPLTTGSLLLSLFAGNIILKTVNTPLIHKFGFRKILIVNGLLLSFSFVLCAFFTSETPIIWIILVLFFSGGARSIQFTTITTLSFSEIDKNEIQSANILSTIIQQLNNVLGIVLSALFLFIASSYNEHSQTGLMVEDFRLALFMVVGMTLMAMIDFITLPKGAGNNLKEKQ, from the coding sequence ATGGCAATCTTAGTTGCCGCAACGTTCTTTATGGAAAATCTAGACGCTACGGTGATCACTACTGCAATACCTGCAATGGCAAAATCATTTTTAACGAATCCTCAAGACTTATCTATTGGTATTAGTGCCTATATGCTCGCGCTTACGATTGGTTTACCCGCAAGTGGCTGGATAGCAAATCGTTTTACAGCCTATCGAATCTTTTCTATTTCGATTGTATTATTCATGTTGGCGTCAATATTGTGTGCTTTATCGACTAATTTAACTATGTTTACTATCGCAAGATTAATACAAGGTTTAGGTGGATCTTTAATGGTACCTGTAGGCAGAACCGTTGTATTAAGCCGAACTGAAAAACAGCATTTAGTTAGTACCATTTCGATTCTAGTTTGGCCAGGATTAATTGCACCACTGATTGGGCCAATTATTGGTGGATTCTTTGCTCAATATCTTACTTGGCACTGGATATTTTTTCTTAATATTCCATTAGGCTTTATTGCTCTATTTTTCGCCCATCGACTTTTACCGAAAGATCGACCTGAAAAGCGTTCATTTGATAGTGTTGGATTTATCGCCTGTGGATTAGGTCTATTACTGTTTGTTTATGGGCTTGAAATGATTTCTCACTCAAATAGTCGTCTTTGGCTTGCTCTCGGCAGTTCCTCTGCCGGTAGTTTAGTCTTAATCTTTGCCTATTATCATCTCACGCATACTCAATACCCATTAATCAGTCTGTACGCTTTTTCAAAACGCACATTTAAAATGACTTTTTTGGGCGGATCATTAACACGAATTAGCTTAAACACCGCACCATTTATTTTACCACTGATGTTCCAAGTCGGTTTTGGATGGTCGCCATTAACTACCGGTTCATTACTGCTTTCACTATTTGCGGGTAATATCATCCTCAAAACCGTTAATACCCCTTTAATTCACAAGTTTGGATTTCGTAAAATTCTTATCGTTAATGGTCTATTACTTTCATTCAGTTTTGTATTGTGTGCCTTTTTCACTTCAGAAACACCAATCATCTGGATTATATTGGTGCTATTTTTTTCTGGTGGTGCACGTTCTATCCAATTTACCACGATCACAACACTTAGTTTTTCTGAAATTGATAAAAACGAAATACAAAGCGCCAATATATTATCAACCATTATTCAACAATTGAATAACGTACTTGGTATTGTTTTAAGTGCATTATTCCTTTTTATTGCTTCCAGCTATAATGAACATAGTCAAACAGGTTTAATGGTTGAAGATTTTCGACTAGCCTTGTTTATGGTAGTAGGAATGACTTTAATGGCGATGATTGACTTTATCACCTTACCAAAAGGTGCAGGCAATAATCTAAAAGAAAAACAATAA
- a CDS encoding DEAD/DEAH family ATP-dependent RNA helicase, with translation MTKEISFIDLGLSEDILNALNDLGFSKPSPIQSECIPLLLEGNDVLGMAQTGSGKTAAFSIPFLMNIDANLKAPQLLVLAPTRELAIQVADACAEYSKYMKGIKVLALYGGQRYDVQLKALKQGPQIVVGTPGRLLDHLNRKTLDLSNLKGLVLDEADEMLRMGFIDDVESIMATIPEDHQTALFSATMPAPIRRITKRFMHNPKEVQIKGTNQTAPDIDQSYWLVRGMRKNEAIVRFLEAEDFDAAIIFVRTKSATLDVAEVLEKHGYSCAALNGDMTQQLREQTLDRLRNGRLDILIATDVAARGLDVERISLVINYDITLDSESYVHRIGRTGRAGRAGRAILFVDSRERRLLKNIEQTIKKPIPEVGLPSKELLEARRLAKFTEQVQKQLDSSDLQQYQILLSQIQADSGADLETIATALLRLAQGERPLILPPDPVFKPSRELRDRDSRGGERRLRGDNRETPKRRERRDVGEMDMYRIEVGKENGVEVRHIVGAIANEADISSRYIGNIKLYETYSTVELPKGMPKDILNHFEKVRVLNQPMKMSLISGKATETKRGRKSTKSDIGDSKNFTKKRGRPAAPKF, from the coding sequence ATGACAAAAGAAATTTCTTTTATTGACCTTGGTTTATCTGAGGATATCCTTAACGCATTAAATGATCTTGGTTTTAGCAAACCATCACCAATTCAATCTGAATGTATTCCTTTATTATTAGAAGGAAACGATGTATTGGGGATGGCACAAACAGGTAGTGGTAAAACTGCTGCGTTTTCAATTCCTTTCTTAATGAATATTGATGCAAATCTAAAAGCACCACAACTTTTAGTTTTAGCACCGACTCGAGAACTTGCAATTCAAGTTGCTGACGCTTGTGCAGAATATTCAAAATATATGAAAGGGATCAAAGTATTAGCATTATATGGTGGTCAACGTTATGACGTTCAATTAAAAGCGTTAAAGCAAGGCCCTCAAATTGTGGTTGGTACACCAGGACGTTTACTTGATCATTTAAATCGTAAAACATTAGATCTTTCTAATCTTAAAGGATTAGTGCTTGATGAAGCTGATGAAATGCTACGAATGGGTTTTATTGATGATGTTGAGAGCATCATGGCGACGATTCCTGAAGATCATCAAACAGCACTATTTTCAGCAACAATGCCAGCGCCAATCCGCCGTATTACTAAACGATTTATGCATAACCCTAAAGAGGTACAAATCAAAGGGACTAACCAAACTGCACCAGATATCGATCAGAGCTATTGGCTTGTTCGTGGTATGAGAAAAAATGAAGCAATTGTTCGCTTTTTGGAAGCTGAAGATTTTGATGCTGCGATTATTTTTGTTCGCACAAAATCAGCGACATTGGATGTGGCCGAAGTACTTGAAAAACATGGTTACAGTTGTGCGGCTTTAAATGGTGATATGACACAACAGTTACGTGAACAAACTTTAGATCGATTACGTAATGGTCGTTTAGATATTTTGATTGCAACCGATGTTGCCGCTCGTGGTTTAGATGTTGAGCGTATTAGCTTAGTTATCAACTATGATATTACTTTAGATTCAGAGTCTTATGTTCATCGTATTGGGCGAACAGGGCGAGCAGGACGTGCTGGTCGTGCAATTTTATTTGTTGATAGTCGTGAACGTCGTTTGCTTAAAAATATTGAGCAAACAATTAAAAAACCAATTCCTGAAGTGGGATTACCTTCAAAAGAGCTACTTGAAGCACGTCGTTTAGCGAAGTTTACTGAGCAAGTTCAAAAACAACTTGATAGTAGCGATTTACAACAGTATCAAATTTTGTTATCACAAATACAAGCTGACAGTGGGGCAGATCTTGAAACCATTGCGACTGCTTTATTAAGGTTAGCTCAAGGTGAGCGTCCATTAATTTTACCTCCAGATCCAGTATTCAAACCATCACGTGAATTGCGCGATCGAGATAGTCGTGGTGGTGAACGTCGTTTGCGTGGGGATAATCGTGAAACACCAAAACGTCGTGAACGCCGTGATGTGGGTGAAATGGATATGTACCGTATAGAAGTGGGTAAAGAAAACGGTGTTGAAGTACGTCATATTGTTGGTGCAATTGCGAATGAAGCAGATATTAGTAGTCGATATATTGGTAATATTAAACTTTATGAAACTTATTCAACTGTTGAACTACCAAAAGGTATGCCTAAAGATATCTTAAATCATTTTGAAAAAGTAAGAGTGCTTAATCAACCAATGAAGATGAGCCTTATTAGTGGCAAAGCTACGGAAACTAAGCGTGGTCGCAAAAGCACAAAATCTGATATAGGCGACAGCAAAAATTTCACTAAAAAACGTGGTCGTCCAGCAGCACCTAAATTTTAA
- the nlpI gene encoding lipoprotein NlpI, producing the protein MRQYNLMRIISFSLAIILMSGCCNSQPLLAVPDQVSYDDELKIAQISQQLSQKDIDTVTRIQLIFQRGIVYDSLGFKAFAQSDFSYLMEFNPEIPDIYNFMGTYALREGDFDNALMSFNTTLELDPNYAYAYLNRAITLYRTGHYQSAERDAHQFYQFDVNEPIRILWLYLIDKEIDNKAAQNKLQKRYDLMNDKTIYSSDIIAFYLGKINESKLMQNLQQGVESNRQLAERLCEAYFYLGKYYQSKGNNERAKMLFKYALANNIYNFVEHQQALYEMKLLAENEK; encoded by the coding sequence ATGAGACAATACAACCTGATGAGAATTATTAGCTTTTCATTAGCAATTATTCTTATGTCAGGTTGTTGTAATTCTCAGCCTTTGCTTGCTGTTCCTGATCAAGTCTCCTATGATGACGAACTGAAAATTGCACAAATAAGTCAACAGTTATCTCAAAAAGACATTGATACAGTTACGCGGATACAGCTTATATTTCAACGTGGCATTGTTTACGATTCACTAGGCTTCAAAGCATTTGCGCAAAGTGATTTTAGTTACTTGATGGAATTCAATCCTGAAATTCCAGACATTTACAATTTCATGGGAACTTATGCTTTACGTGAAGGGGATTTTGACAATGCTTTAATGTCCTTTAATACGACATTAGAACTTGATCCAAATTATGCTTATGCTTATTTAAATCGTGCCATTACTTTATATCGTACTGGTCATTATCAATCAGCAGAACGCGATGCACATCAATTCTATCAATTTGATGTGAATGAACCGATAAGAATTTTATGGCTTTATTTAATTGACAAAGAGATAGATAATAAAGCTGCACAAAATAAGCTACAAAAACGTTATGATCTTATGAATGATAAAACGATTTATAGTAGCGATATCATTGCATTTTATTTAGGTAAGATTAATGAATCTAAGTTAATGCAAAATCTTCAACAAGGCGTTGAAAGTAACCGGCAACTAGCCGAACGTCTTTGCGAAGCCTACTTTTATTTAGGTAAATATTATCAAAGTAAAGGTAACAACGAGCGTGCTAAAATGTTATTTAAATATGCTTTAGCTAATAATATTTATAACTTTGTTGAACATCAACAGGCGCTCTATGAAATGAAGTTACTTGCAGAAAATGAAAAGTAA
- the pnp gene encoding polyribonucleotide nucleotidyltransferase, translating to MFNPTYQKFQYGRHTVTLETGIMARQATAAVMVNMDDTAVFVTVVADKKVKEGQDFFPLTVNYQERTYAAGRIPGGFFKREGRPSEGETLIARLIDRPLRPLFPEGFVNEIQIIATVVSVNPDVSPDLVAMIGASAALCLSGVPFHGPIGAARVGLINDEFVLNPSVKELATSRLDLVVAGTKSAVLMVESEADLLTEDQMLAAVVFGHEQQQVVIDNINEFVTKTNCEKWDWVAPVKNEALYNAVSELAKDRLGEAYRITEKQARYAQIDLIKEEVLAALKEKDEELDENEVINIIVDLESQIVRQRVIAGEPRIDGREKDMIRALDIRTNVLPRTHGSALFTRGETQALVTATLGTERDAQIIDELTGEYTERFLLHYNFPPYSVGETGMVGSPKRREIGHGRLAKRGVAAVMPSIEEFPYTVRVVSEITESNGSSSMASVCGASLALMDAGVPIKSSVAGIAMGLVKEGDKFVVLSDILGDEDHLGDMDFKVAGTREGVSALQMDIKIEGITKEIMQIALNQAKGARLHILGVMEQAINKPRQEISEFAPRIYTMNVNPDKIRDIIGKGGATIRALTEETGTTIEITDDGTVKIAASDSNKAKDAMARINNLVADVEIDKIYAGKVTRIVDFGAFVSIIGGKEGLVHVSQIADHRVEKVSDYLKVGQEVNVKVLEIDRQGRIRLSMKDAVEPTTEAAQTTE from the coding sequence TTGTTTAATCCGACATATCAAAAATTTCAATATGGTCGTCATACCGTCACTTTAGAAACAGGCATTATGGCTCGTCAAGCAACTGCTGCTGTAATGGTTAATATGGATGATACTGCTGTATTTGTAACGGTTGTTGCTGACAAGAAAGTTAAAGAAGGCCAAGACTTCTTCCCTTTAACAGTTAATTACCAAGAACGTACTTATGCAGCTGGGCGTATTCCTGGCGGATTTTTTAAACGTGAAGGCCGGCCAAGTGAAGGGGAAACTCTCATTGCTCGTTTGATCGACCGACCACTTCGTCCTTTATTTCCTGAAGGCTTTGTTAATGAGATTCAGATTATTGCCACGGTTGTATCAGTTAATCCAGATGTTAGTCCTGATTTGGTTGCTATGATTGGTGCTTCTGCTGCGCTATGCCTATCTGGTGTGCCTTTCCATGGTCCAATTGGTGCAGCTCGTGTGGGCTTGATAAATGATGAATTTGTTTTAAATCCTTCAGTAAAAGAGCTAGCGACAAGTCGTTTAGACTTAGTGGTTGCTGGTACTAAAAGTGCGGTTTTAATGGTTGAATCTGAAGCAGATTTATTAACTGAAGATCAAATGTTGGCGGCGGTCGTTTTCGGTCATGAGCAACAACAAGTTGTCATTGATAATATTAATGAGTTTGTGACTAAAACTAATTGCGAAAAATGGGATTGGGTTGCACCAGTTAAAAATGAAGCACTTTATAATGCTGTTTCTGAATTAGCAAAAGATCGCTTAGGTGAAGCGTATCGAATTACTGAAAAACAAGCGCGCTATGCTCAAATCGATTTAATTAAAGAAGAGGTATTAGCGGCACTTAAAGAGAAAGATGAAGAACTTGATGAAAACGAAGTTATCAATATTATTGTTGATTTAGAAAGTCAAATCGTTCGTCAACGCGTTATTGCTGGTGAACCACGTATTGATGGTCGCGAAAAAGATATGATTCGTGCGCTTGATATTCGTACGAATGTCTTACCTAGAACTCACGGTAGTGCATTATTTACTCGTGGTGAAACTCAAGCATTAGTAACAGCCACTTTAGGTACTGAACGTGATGCTCAAATTATTGATGAGTTGACCGGTGAATACACTGAACGCTTTTTATTGCATTATAACTTCCCTCCGTATTCTGTTGGTGAAACAGGTATGGTTGGTTCACCAAAACGCCGTGAGATTGGTCATGGTCGTTTAGCTAAACGTGGTGTTGCAGCTGTAATGCCGAGTATAGAAGAGTTTCCTTACACGGTTCGCGTTGTTTCTGAAATTACGGAATCTAATGGTTCTTCTTCAATGGCTTCTGTATGTGGTGCGTCATTAGCACTTATGGATGCTGGTGTACCAATTAAGTCCTCCGTTGCTGGTATTGCAATGGGGCTAGTGAAGGAAGGCGATAAATTTGTCGTTTTATCTGATATTTTAGGTGATGAAGATCATCTTGGTGATATGGACTTTAAAGTAGCGGGTACCCGTGAAGGTGTAAGTGCATTACAAATGGATATCAAGATTGAAGGTATCACGAAAGAAATTATGCAAATTGCGCTTAATCAAGCAAAAGGTGCTCGTTTACATATTTTAGGCGTGATGGAACAAGCTATTAATAAACCTCGTCAAGAGATTTCAGAGTTTGCACCACGTATTTATACCATGAATGTCAATCCGGACAAAATTCGCGATATTATTGGAAAAGGTGGCGCAACGATTAGAGCCTTGACCGAAGAGACGGGTACCACTATTGAAATCACTGATGATGGTACTGTTAAAATTGCTGCTTCAGACAGCAATAAAGCGAAAGACGCAATGGCGCGCATTAATAATTTAGTTGCAGATGTTGAAATTGACAAAATTTATGCAGGTAAAGTTACACGGATTGTTGATTTTGGTGCTTTTGTATCAATTATTGGTGGTAAAGAAGGTCTTGTCCATGTATCACAGATTGCAGATCATCGTGTTGAAAAAGTCTCTGATTATTTAAAAGTTGGACAAGAAGTGAATGTTAAAGTGTTAGAAATTGATCGACAAGGTCGGATTCGTTTGAGCATGAAAGATGCTGTAGAACCAACAACAGAAGCAGCTCAAACTACCGAATAA
- the rpsO gene encoding 30S ribosomal protein S15: MSLTVEAKAKIVADFGRGTNDTGSTEVQVALLTARINDLQGHFSEHKKDHHSRRGLLRMVSSRRKLLDYLRRKDFERYSQLIQKLGLRR, translated from the coding sequence ATGTCTCTAACTGTAGAAGCTAAAGCGAAAATCGTTGCCGACTTTGGTCGTGGTACTAACGACACTGGTTCAACTGAAGTTCAAGTTGCACTTTTAACTGCACGCATTAATGACTTACAAGGTCATTTTTCTGAACATAAGAAAGATCACCATAGTCGTCGTGGTTTGTTACGCATGGTATCTAGTCGTCGTAAATTATTAGATTATTTACGTCGTAAAGATTTCGAACGTTATAGCCAACTGATTCAAAAATTAGGTTTACGTCGCTAA